The Winogradskyella schleiferi genome has a window encoding:
- a CDS encoding HD family phosphohydrolase: MNVFLNKWYKNHALVYKILLFLVTTLFIVYLFPKTGKFRYSFEKGKPWQSENLYAPFNFAIKKSNAEIEKEKAEIENQSPLYFEVSTDIEAEVLSEYSEVFNQVFVDSIDYNFKKQTLYDKGKSLVNKLYATGILDLDYSYDDDRSVILATSNKVQKELQYGSLYELSELRRIFEKDLDNSLSEDVKVKMISIFFDVIKPNIKLNKSLSEKALEEELSRLSLTRGRVEKDQLIVSKGQVIEADQYDILSSLKSEYESQVWNSANYNWVLVAYTLLVALALLMLLLFLRKYRLEVFLNNIKVTFIFFNIALMILLTTLVINYNSQYIYVVPLCILPLVLKAFFDARLGLFAHVLTVLLLGFVVPNSYEYMFLQIIAGMVTILTVSELYKRANLFISVGQITFIYIIAYFAFFVIHEGQLTGLKLETFGLFILCGLATLFVQPLIYIYEKIFGLVSDVSLLELSDTNTKLLKELSNKAPGTFHHSLNVANLAEASANEIGANAMLIRVGALYHDIGKMNNPTYFTENQSTGINPHDELSSKESAKIIVDHVIKGIETAKKYNLPDRVIDFIRTHHGTSLVYYFYMKEKAENENVDINDFKYPGPKPFSKETAILMMCDSVEAASKSLKEPTSTKINDFVENIINKQMESGQFLNANITFKEIQSIKKVLKHKLANIYHLRIEYPE; encoded by the coding sequence ATGAATGTATTCCTTAATAAATGGTATAAGAATCATGCTTTGGTCTATAAGATCCTATTGTTCTTAGTGACCACCTTGTTTATAGTCTATTTGTTTCCTAAAACAGGGAAATTCAGGTACTCTTTTGAAAAAGGCAAGCCTTGGCAGTCTGAAAATTTATATGCGCCTTTTAATTTTGCGATAAAAAAATCCAACGCTGAAATAGAAAAAGAAAAAGCTGAAATAGAAAATCAAAGTCCCTTATATTTTGAAGTGTCAACAGACATAGAAGCTGAAGTTCTATCTGAGTATTCTGAAGTATTTAATCAAGTATTTGTAGATTCAATTGACTATAATTTTAAAAAGCAGACTTTATATGATAAAGGTAAATCATTAGTCAATAAACTGTATGCAACAGGAATTTTAGATTTAGATTATAGCTATGATGATGATCGATCTGTGATTTTAGCAACTTCCAATAAAGTTCAGAAAGAATTACAATATGGAAGTTTATATGAGTTAAGCGAATTACGTCGAATCTTTGAAAAAGATTTAGATAATTCATTGTCTGAAGACGTTAAGGTGAAAATGATATCGATTTTTTTCGATGTTATTAAACCAAACATAAAACTAAATAAGAGTTTAAGTGAAAAAGCACTTGAAGAAGAGCTGTCACGACTTTCACTAACCAGAGGTCGTGTTGAAAAAGACCAACTTATAGTTTCCAAGGGGCAAGTTATTGAAGCAGACCAGTATGATATTTTAAGCTCCCTAAAATCTGAATATGAGTCTCAAGTTTGGAACTCAGCAAATTATAATTGGGTGCTGGTTGCCTATACATTGCTCGTGGCATTGGCTCTTTTAATGCTCCTGTTGTTTCTTAGAAAATATAGATTAGAAGTTTTTTTGAATAATATTAAAGTCACATTTATATTTTTCAATATTGCTTTAATGATATTGCTAACCACTTTGGTTATTAATTATAATTCCCAATACATCTATGTGGTGCCATTGTGTATTTTGCCTTTGGTGCTAAAAGCTTTTTTTGATGCCAGACTAGGTTTGTTTGCCCATGTACTGACCGTTTTACTCTTAGGATTTGTGGTGCCGAATAGTTATGAATATATGTTTCTTCAAATTATTGCAGGAATGGTGACTATTTTAACGGTGTCCGAGTTATACAAAAGAGCTAATTTATTTATTTCAGTAGGTCAAATAACATTTATATATATCATTGCCTATTTTGCTTTTTTTGTTATTCACGAAGGACAATTAACCGGCTTGAAATTGGAGACATTCGGTCTATTCATATTGTGCGGTTTGGCAACACTTTTTGTTCAGCCTTTAATATATATATATGAAAAGATTTTTGGACTTGTATCGGATGTTTCCCTTTTAGAACTTTCAGATACAAATACAAAATTATTGAAGGAGCTATCCAACAAAGCTCCGGGAACATTTCATCACTCCTTAAATGTCGCCAACTTAGCAGAAGCTTCAGCTAATGAAATAGGAGCTAATGCTATGTTGATTAGGGTAGGAGCGTTATATCATGATATAGGTAAGATGAATAACCCTACATATTTTACCGAAAATCAGAGTACAGGAATTAATCCGCATGATGAGTTATCGAGTAAGGAAAGTGCAAAAATTATCGTAGATCATGTTATAAAAGGTATCGAGACCGCTAAAAAATATAATCTACCCGATCGTGTAATAGATTTTATAAGAACCCATCACGGCACAAGTTTGGTTTACTATTTCTATATGAAAGAAAAAGCTGAGAATGAAAATGTGGACATTAATGATTTTAAATATCCTGGACCAAAACCATTTAGTAAAGAAACGGCCATATTAATGATGTGCGATAGTGTAGAAGCAGCATCAAAAAGTTTAAAAGAACCTACAAGTACAAAGATTAATGATTTTGTTGAAAATATCATCAATAAACAAATGGAAAGCGGTCAATTTTTGAATGCCAATATCACGTTTAAAGAAATACAATCTATAAAGAAAGTACTTAAGCATAAATTGGCCAATATTTATCATTTGAGGATTGAGTATCCTGAATAA